A single window of Lutzomyia longipalpis isolate SR_M1_2022 chromosome 1, ASM2433408v1 DNA harbors:
- the LOC129797303 gene encoding sorting nexin-27 isoform X1, whose protein sequence is MDSAVKKPKSTPNLPNPAQTGAQNHSGPRVVTIYKTETGFGFNVRGQVSEGGQLRSINGELYAPLQHVSAVLDNGAAEKAGIKKGDRILEVNNVNVEGATHKQVVDLIKSGGDCLTLTVISVTQQEAERLEPQEDPGGYSYIDYSEKRSLPISIPDYNVVTRNGERFVVFNIHMAGRQLCSRRYREFSNLHTSLKKEFTGFNFPKLPSKWPFQLSEQQLDARRRGLEQYLEKVCAVRVIAESEAVQEFLTDNEDDLSASPVDIKVMLPDHEVVTVSVRKSANAQTVWDILVQRAHFTSYIQQYFYLFEIVEYNFERKLQPHEIPHQLYVQNYSTASSTCLCVRRWLFSINRELTLPAGEKATNFIFYQAVDEVNRGNIRANGRLYELKALQDSKRAPEYLALARTLPGYGDVVFPHCACDSRKDGHVVPSVGMKSFRLHACREDGSLETQTVELTWDTITRWESDEESMAFCFQYTRNDKPLRWVKVFTPYHAFLADCFDRIMEERKWDDTGD, encoded by the exons ATGGATTCAGCGGTAAAGAAACCCAAGAGCACCCCAAATTTGCCAAACCCGGCTCAGACGGGGGCACAGAATCACTCTGGTCCCCGTGTCGTGACCATTTACAAAACCGAAACGGGCTTTGGTTTCAATGTACGGGGCCAAGTGAGTGAAGGGGGCCAGTTGCGCTCCATCAATGGGGAACTCTATGCACCCCTACAGCACGTCAGCGCCGTCCTGGACAATGGAGCCGCCGAGAAGGCGGGCATCAAGAAGGGTGATCGAATTCTCGAAGT aaataaCGTTAATGTTGAAGGAGCAACACACAAACAAGTGGTGGATTTAATCAAATCGGGTGGAGACTGTCTCACACTCACAGTAATTTCTGTGACACAGCAAGAGGCTGAAAGGCTGGAACCACAGGAGGATCCTGGTGGATATTCATACATAGACTACTCAGAAAAGCGCTCTCTGCCCATCAGTATCCCTGACTACAACGTTGTAACACGCAATGGGGAGCGTTTTGTTGTGTTCAACATTCACATGGCTGGACGGCAGTTGTGCTCACGCCGCTACCGGGAATTTTCGAATTTGCACACATCCCTCAAGAAGGAATTCACAGGCTTCAACTTCCCCAAATTACCCAGCAAGTGGCCCTTTCAACTCAGTGAGCAACAACTCGATGCCCGAAGACGTGGCTTAGAGCAATACCTTGAGAAGGTGTGTGCTGTTCGTGTGATTGCTGAGAGCGAGGCTGTTCAGGAATTTCTCACAGACAATGAGGATGATTTGTCGGCATCTCCAGTTGATATCAAAGTCATGCTGCCAGATCACGAGGTTGTCACGGTTTCCGTGAGAAAATCCGCAAATGCACAGACTGTTTGGGATATTTTGGTGCAACGAGCTCACTTTACATCATATATTCAGCagtatttttatctctttgaaATTGTCGAGTACAATTTTG AACGAAAACTGCAACCACACGAAATTCCACATCAGCTTTATGTACAAAACTACAGTACAGCCTCTAGTACGTGTCTCTGCGTTCGTAGGTGGCTCTTCTCCATTAATCGTGAACTCACACTACCGGCTGGCGAGAAAGCCACCAATTTTATCTTCTATCAGGCCGTGGACGAAGTTAATCGTGGCAATATCCGTGCTAATGGACGACTTTATGAGCTAAAAGCTCTTCAGGATTCCAAAAGGGCGCCTGAGTATTTGGCTTTAGCAAGAACACTTCCAGGATACGGAGACGTTGTCTTTCCCCATTGTGCTTGCGATAGTCGCAAAGATGGGCATGTTGTGCCATCCGTTG GCATGAAGAGCTTCCGCCTCCATGCATGTCGCGAGGATGGTTCTCTTGAGACCCAAACGGTGGAACTCACATGGGACACAATCACTCGCTGGGAGAGTGACGAGGAATCAATGGCATTTTGCTTTCAGTACACTCGCAACGATAAGCCACTGCGATGGGTCAAAGTATTCACGCCATAT CATGCCTTCCTGGCGGATTGTTTTGATCGAATAATGGAGGAAAGAAAATGGGATGACACGGGTGATTAG
- the LOC129797303 gene encoding sorting nexin-27 isoform X3 produces MLGYNYMHCLEFQARIHRLQERQNRRNNVNVEGATHKQVVDLIKSGGDCLTLTVISVTQQEAERLEPQEDPGGYSYIDYSEKRSLPISIPDYNVVTRNGERFVVFNIHMAGRQLCSRRYREFSNLHTSLKKEFTGFNFPKLPSKWPFQLSEQQLDARRRGLEQYLEKVCAVRVIAESEAVQEFLTDNEDDLSASPVDIKVMLPDHEVVTVSVRKSANAQTVWDILVQRAHFTSYIQQYFYLFEIVEYNFERKLQPHEIPHQLYVQNYSTASSTCLCVRRWLFSINRELTLPAGEKATNFIFYQAVDEVNRGNIRANGRLYELKALQDSKRAPEYLALARTLPGYGDVVFPHCACDSRKDGHVVPSVGMKSFRLHACREDGSLETQTVELTWDTITRWESDEESMAFCFQYTRNDKPLRWVKVFTPYHAFLADCFDRIMEERKWDDTGD; encoded by the exons ATGTTGGGGTACAATTACATGCACTGCCTTGAATTTCAAGCTCGTATTCATCGATTGCAGGAGCGGCAAAATAGAAG aaataaCGTTAATGTTGAAGGAGCAACACACAAACAAGTGGTGGATTTAATCAAATCGGGTGGAGACTGTCTCACACTCACAGTAATTTCTGTGACACAGCAAGAGGCTGAAAGGCTGGAACCACAGGAGGATCCTGGTGGATATTCATACATAGACTACTCAGAAAAGCGCTCTCTGCCCATCAGTATCCCTGACTACAACGTTGTAACACGCAATGGGGAGCGTTTTGTTGTGTTCAACATTCACATGGCTGGACGGCAGTTGTGCTCACGCCGCTACCGGGAATTTTCGAATTTGCACACATCCCTCAAGAAGGAATTCACAGGCTTCAACTTCCCCAAATTACCCAGCAAGTGGCCCTTTCAACTCAGTGAGCAACAACTCGATGCCCGAAGACGTGGCTTAGAGCAATACCTTGAGAAGGTGTGTGCTGTTCGTGTGATTGCTGAGAGCGAGGCTGTTCAGGAATTTCTCACAGACAATGAGGATGATTTGTCGGCATCTCCAGTTGATATCAAAGTCATGCTGCCAGATCACGAGGTTGTCACGGTTTCCGTGAGAAAATCCGCAAATGCACAGACTGTTTGGGATATTTTGGTGCAACGAGCTCACTTTACATCATATATTCAGCagtatttttatctctttgaaATTGTCGAGTACAATTTTG AACGAAAACTGCAACCACACGAAATTCCACATCAGCTTTATGTACAAAACTACAGTACAGCCTCTAGTACGTGTCTCTGCGTTCGTAGGTGGCTCTTCTCCATTAATCGTGAACTCACACTACCGGCTGGCGAGAAAGCCACCAATTTTATCTTCTATCAGGCCGTGGACGAAGTTAATCGTGGCAATATCCGTGCTAATGGACGACTTTATGAGCTAAAAGCTCTTCAGGATTCCAAAAGGGCGCCTGAGTATTTGGCTTTAGCAAGAACACTTCCAGGATACGGAGACGTTGTCTTTCCCCATTGTGCTTGCGATAGTCGCAAAGATGGGCATGTTGTGCCATCCGTTG GCATGAAGAGCTTCCGCCTCCATGCATGTCGCGAGGATGGTTCTCTTGAGACCCAAACGGTGGAACTCACATGGGACACAATCACTCGCTGGGAGAGTGACGAGGAATCAATGGCATTTTGCTTTCAGTACACTCGCAACGATAAGCCACTGCGATGGGTCAAAGTATTCACGCCATAT CATGCCTTCCTGGCGGATTGTTTTGATCGAATAATGGAGGAAAGAAAATGGGATGACACGGGTGATTAG
- the LOC129797303 gene encoding sorting nexin-27 isoform X2 — MQRCIFTSYFQLTPIPYIDDELEIEIEDDEETRNNVNVEGATHKQVVDLIKSGGDCLTLTVISVTQQEAERLEPQEDPGGYSYIDYSEKRSLPISIPDYNVVTRNGERFVVFNIHMAGRQLCSRRYREFSNLHTSLKKEFTGFNFPKLPSKWPFQLSEQQLDARRRGLEQYLEKVCAVRVIAESEAVQEFLTDNEDDLSASPVDIKVMLPDHEVVTVSVRKSANAQTVWDILVQRAHFTSYIQQYFYLFEIVEYNFERKLQPHEIPHQLYVQNYSTASSTCLCVRRWLFSINRELTLPAGEKATNFIFYQAVDEVNRGNIRANGRLYELKALQDSKRAPEYLALARTLPGYGDVVFPHCACDSRKDGHVVPSVGMKSFRLHACREDGSLETQTVELTWDTITRWESDEESMAFCFQYTRNDKPLRWVKVFTPYHAFLADCFDRIMEERKWDDTGD, encoded by the exons atgcaaCGATGCATTTTCACATCATACTTTCAATTAACTCCTATACCCTATATTGATGATGAAttggaaattgaaattgaagatgatgaagaaacTAG aaataaCGTTAATGTTGAAGGAGCAACACACAAACAAGTGGTGGATTTAATCAAATCGGGTGGAGACTGTCTCACACTCACAGTAATTTCTGTGACACAGCAAGAGGCTGAAAGGCTGGAACCACAGGAGGATCCTGGTGGATATTCATACATAGACTACTCAGAAAAGCGCTCTCTGCCCATCAGTATCCCTGACTACAACGTTGTAACACGCAATGGGGAGCGTTTTGTTGTGTTCAACATTCACATGGCTGGACGGCAGTTGTGCTCACGCCGCTACCGGGAATTTTCGAATTTGCACACATCCCTCAAGAAGGAATTCACAGGCTTCAACTTCCCCAAATTACCCAGCAAGTGGCCCTTTCAACTCAGTGAGCAACAACTCGATGCCCGAAGACGTGGCTTAGAGCAATACCTTGAGAAGGTGTGTGCTGTTCGTGTGATTGCTGAGAGCGAGGCTGTTCAGGAATTTCTCACAGACAATGAGGATGATTTGTCGGCATCTCCAGTTGATATCAAAGTCATGCTGCCAGATCACGAGGTTGTCACGGTTTCCGTGAGAAAATCCGCAAATGCACAGACTGTTTGGGATATTTTGGTGCAACGAGCTCACTTTACATCATATATTCAGCagtatttttatctctttgaaATTGTCGAGTACAATTTTG AACGAAAACTGCAACCACACGAAATTCCACATCAGCTTTATGTACAAAACTACAGTACAGCCTCTAGTACGTGTCTCTGCGTTCGTAGGTGGCTCTTCTCCATTAATCGTGAACTCACACTACCGGCTGGCGAGAAAGCCACCAATTTTATCTTCTATCAGGCCGTGGACGAAGTTAATCGTGGCAATATCCGTGCTAATGGACGACTTTATGAGCTAAAAGCTCTTCAGGATTCCAAAAGGGCGCCTGAGTATTTGGCTTTAGCAAGAACACTTCCAGGATACGGAGACGTTGTCTTTCCCCATTGTGCTTGCGATAGTCGCAAAGATGGGCATGTTGTGCCATCCGTTG GCATGAAGAGCTTCCGCCTCCATGCATGTCGCGAGGATGGTTCTCTTGAGACCCAAACGGTGGAACTCACATGGGACACAATCACTCGCTGGGAGAGTGACGAGGAATCAATGGCATTTTGCTTTCAGTACACTCGCAACGATAAGCCACTGCGATGGGTCAAAGTATTCACGCCATAT CATGCCTTCCTGGCGGATTGTTTTGATCGAATAATGGAGGAAAGAAAATGGGATGACACGGGTGATTAG